The DNA segment GACAGCCATCTGTTCCGGGTCATCAGCAACGGAAAGGGTCGGATGTACGGCTATGCCTCCAGAATTCCGGAGGCCGACCGCTGGGCCATCATCGCCTGGCTGCGCGATGTCCAGGCCCGCACCCCCGATCAACCTCCAGCGGGAACAGGCACGACCCCGCAGGGTTGATTCCACATGTTCCAGCATCAGACCACGATCCATCGCCGGCCCGCATGGCGCGCGACCCCGTACCCCCCGGTGCCGCCACCGCCGCCGGCGCCGCCGCCGCTCGATCCGGATGCGCCGCCGCCCATCCAGGAACCGCCGGGGCCGATCCCGGTCCCGCCTGGAGAGCCGCCGCCGGTACCGGAACGGCTGTCGACGGCAGAATTCCGACGCTGCTCATGACTGCCCGGAGGGGTGGTCCATGAAATTCCTCGTGGCCATGAGCCGGCCCAGCCGGCGCGGCCATCTGCAGTCCACCACCCGCCTTATCCGCACCCTGCGGCGGACGGCGACGTGGATCGTCTGCGTGCTGGCGCTGCATATCCTGGCCATGATCATTTTCGAGGGGATGGTTCCCTTCGACGCACTCTGGCTCACGGCGACCACAGTGATGACGGTGGGCTATGGCGATCTCTCGGCCGCCACCGTGCCGGGCCGAATCTCCACCATGGTGCTGATGTACATGGGCGGCATCTACGTGCTGGCGAAAGCTGTCGGCGACTACACCGACTATCGCGCCCAGATGGCCAATGAGAAGGCGCGCGGAAGCTGGAGGTGGAACATGAGGGGGCATCTGCTGATCATCGGGCAGCCTGTGGGCAATGCGGAGCAGTACTTTATCCGGCTGACGGATCAGATCCGCGCCCATGAGAGCTGGATCGACATACCGATCCTGCTGTTGACGGAGGTGTTCCGCAACCGCCGCCTGCCCTCCAGCCTTGCCGACCGGGGCATCGCCCTTTGGACCGGCAATCCGACCGAAATCCAGTCGCTGGAGGCTGTAACGCCTGCCGATGCGCGGGCGGTCGTTGTCTTGGCCGAGAGCGGAACGGACAGCGCCGCCGACGCCGGCGTCTTCGACACTGTGGACCGCATCCGCGGCGCCGGCTTCGTCGGGCCGATCGTCGCGGAATGCGTCGACCAGCTCAACCGCAGCCGCCTGATGCGGGCTGGCGCCACCACCGTGATCCGCTCCGTCCATGGTTTTCCGGAGATGGCGGCCCGCGCCCTGGTAGCGCCCGGCGCGGAAAGGCTGGTGGAGAACCTGTTCACGGCGGAGGGCGACGAGTGCCGGCGTTACGAGTTGCCGGAGATCTGGCACGGCACCTGGACCGAGCTGACCCTTCGTCTCGTCACGGCGGAGATCGGCATCCCGCTCGGCTACGCGGACCCGGAAGGGTGCATCCATAGCAATCCGGTCGGCCGGGCCATCGAGGCGCGGGCGATCTTCGTGATCGTGCACGACCGGCATCAGGCATCCGCACAAGTGCAGATCGCGCGCCTCCTGCGCGGGTAGTTCGCGGGCCGGCTGTGACCTCCCGTCCGGACGGGGAGATTCCGCGGAACACATCCCGCCCCCTCTGGTTGGCTACGTGGGCATCGTGCATCCGGCAAAATGGATGCTGCGAGCCTGCAACTTCAGGCTTAAGCGGAGGATCGTCGATGCGAACGCACCTGTTCACGGCGGCCATTGCCCTGGCAGTGGCGGCCTTTCCGGCCGCGTCATGGGCGCAGGAGCAGCAACAGGATCAGCGGCAGCAGCAACCACCCGAGAACCAGCTCGCCCAAGCGCCGCCCGCAGCTCCGCCGGCTCCCGCCGGTCAGCAGGATCAACTCGCCCAGCATCTGCAAAGCGCCCAGGACCGTCTGCGTACGGCACAGCAGGAGCTTCAGGCAGCCCGGGATGCCCGGGACCCGCAGCGCGAGGAAGCGGCGCGACAGGCCGTGTCGGATGCATTGACCCGGTTGGGCGATGCCCTGTCCTCTGCGCAGCAGCAGGTAATGGCGGCGCTGGACGCGTTCCGGACCGGCGGACCTGAGGGCGACAGCGCCGCCCAGCGCGTCGCGGGCCTCATGCAGATGCCGGCAGCCGATCCCACCGACGTGAATGTGCGCCAGCTCGCTCCGCAAGTGGCTGTGAACGCGGCCGCGCCGCAGGTGCAGGTGGAGCAGTTGCAGCCCCGCGTGGCAGTGAACCAGCAGAGCCCGAACGTGGTGGTGGAGCAGCCGCCGCCGCAGGTGCAGGTCCGACAGCCCGCCCCGCGCATCCGGGTGCGCCAGTTCCCGCCGGAGATCATCGTCCGCCAGTTCGAGCCCGAAGTGATCATCCGCCAGCGTGAGCCGGAGATCATCATCGAGCAGGCCGACCCGGAGATCACCGTCAACCAGGCGGAACCCCAGGTCGCCGTGAACATGCAGCAGCCCACGGTCGAGGTCCAGGCGATGGAGCCGCGCATCAGCGTCGCCCAGCCGGAGCCGAACGTGGATGTGTCGATGGCCCAGCCGCTGGTGAATGTGGACCCCGGCCGCCCGGCCGTGGCCGTCCAGCAGCCGGAGCCCGAGGTCCGGGTCGAGCAGCAGCGTCCGGAGGTCGCCGTCGATCCCGGCCGTCCGGTCGTGGACGTGCAGCAGCCCGCGCCGGAAGTCGAAGTGGAGACACAGCAGCCGGAAGTGGCCGTACGCCAGCCCGAACCCGAGGTGCAGGTGCGCCAGCCCGAACCGCAGGTCCAGCTTGACCCTGGTCAGCCGGAGGTGAATGTCGAGCAGGAGCGCCCCGAGGTGGCGGTGACGCAGCCTGAGCCGCAGGTGCAGGTCGAGCCCAGCCAGCCGCAGGTGGACGTCCAGGCTGCCCGGCCCGAGGTGAACGTGCGGCAGCCCGAGCCGGAAGTCGCGGTGAACCAGCCGGCGCCCGAGGTTCAGGTCCAGCAGCCCGAACCGCAGGTCCAGGTCGATCGTGGCCAGCCGCAAGTGAATGTGGAGCCCGCTCGTCCCGAAGTCGCGGTGCGCCAGCCCGAGCCCGAGGTGCAGATTCAGCAGCCCGAGCCGCAGGTCGAGGTTCAGCCTGGCCAGCCTGACGTGAATGTGCAGGCGGCCCGGCCGGAAGTCACGGTGCGTCAGCCCGAGCCGGAAGTCGCCGTTCGTCAGCCTGAGCCGCAGGTGAATATCGATCAGGCGCAGCCCGACGTGACTGTGCAGCAGGCCCAGCCCGATGTGGCGGTCAGGCAGCAGGGGCAAACAGACGTGCAGGTCGCGGATGCCGGGTCCGCCCAGGCGCCTGCGCCCGCCCAGCAGGGCAATGAGCGGATGAACCGTCTCATCGGCGTGGCGGTCTATGGCTCCGACAATGAGGAGCTGGGCCAGGTCGAGGATCTGTTGCTCGCCCCGGAAGGCGGCGGCGTGCGGGACGTGGTGGTCCGTATCGACGAGGGTCTGCTAGGCGATGACCGGCTGATCCTGGTTCCTTACAGCCAAGTGCGGATGCGCGGCCAGGATCTGCTGATCCCGATGAACTCCGATCAGGTCGAAGCCGCGCCAGAGTTCAATTACGAGGCCGATGCGAACGCCCTTCTAGGCCCGGATGCGCAATGATGCCCGCCAGAGCCATGGAGAAGAAGATGATGCGGACAACCCTTCCCTTCGCAGCCGCCCTGGCCCTTCTGCTTCCGGCCGCCGGCTGGGCGCAGGAGCCCGGCGGGCCGCAGCCGGCTCCGGACAAGCCGGTTGGCGCCGACATCACGGTGCAGCAGCCGACGCCGGATGTGACCGTGCGCCAGCAGAAGCCGGACGTCACGATCCAGCAGGCCCGGCCGGACGTGAACCTGGATGTGGCGCGCCCGGTGGTCAATGTCGACACCCCGCCCCCGCAGGTGCAGATTCAGCCTACGGAGGGTCAGGTGCAGGCGCAGATCAACCGCGCCCAGCCCCAGGTCGATATCCGCCAGGCCAAGCCGGTGGTCAACATCCAGCAGGCTGAACCGGAAGTCATCGTGGAGCGGGCCGAAGGTCCTCCCCAGATTTCCATCCAGAAGCTGACGCGGGAGCAGGCCGAGCTGGCGGATATGGGCATCCAGCGTCGCGAAGACCTCGTCGGCATGACCGTGGTCGACCGCGAGGACCAGGAGATCGGCTCCGTCAGCGATCTGATGACCCAGAATGGCCGTATCCAATCGGCCGTCGTCCGGCAGGAAGGCGGCTTGTTGAGCGGCGACAAGATGGTCGCTGTCCCCTGGAGCGCGTTCCAGGTGGACCAGGAGAACAAGCGTCTGCGCGTTCAGATGAGCGAGGATGAACTCAGGGAAATGCCCGAGTTCAACTACGACGAACAGACGCAGCAGCAGGCGTTGGTCGGCCCCGAAGGCCAGCAGCAGCAGCAGCAGCAGCAGCAGCCGCAACAACAGCAGCAGAACCCGGAACAGCAGAGCCAGCGCTGATCCGGTCCGGATTCGGAACGAAGAAAGGCCGCGGGGCAACCCGCGGCCTTTCCGATTCCGAGACTTGCGCGAGACCCCCTGCGGAACAAGTCCCATCCTGAAGGATGCGGGACTGTCGACCGGGTTCCCGGCAGCCTACGCGCTTCGCAGACCGCCCAGCAGATTGGGGGTCAGCTTCTCGTTCTGGCCCTTGCCGCCGGTCTGGTCCTCCTGCCCATCCGGGTCCCCCGGCGGGGCGAGCTGGTTCAGCAGCATCACGGTGAAGGTGGAAAGCGGCTCCCGCCCGGAGGATGCGGAGCGGCCGGAACTCCAGACGTCGTTGTCGTCGCCCGCCCCGGCCACGACGCTTCCGAAGCGGCCCACGGCTGGTGTTCCCGTATCCTCTCCGAACTTGGCGGCAAACCGATCATAGATCTGGGACAGGGTGACCGGGCGGCCCTTGTCGTAGAACACGCCGCGGTTGGCGCGCGCCGCCTCGGGCAACAGCCTGTCCGCCGGCTGGGCCGGGTTGTCTTCCATCGCCTTCAGGAATTTGGTTGCCCCGGCTGCCCCCAGGAAATGGGCCAGGTACATCTCCGTCCGCCCGACCGGCTGGCCGAGTTCCCCCTCGAGATGGCGGCGATTATCCTGGGCCAGTTCGCCGGCCAGCAGGGCCGAGAGACGGGGATCGTTGCGCAGCTCCAGGATCTCCCTGCGCGCCATCGGGTCCTTAACCGCGGCGCGCCCGTCCGGCCGGCGCTCGATCAACTCCGCATAGGCGCCCAGCCCGTGCTTGGCCCCGTGGGTCTTCACCATGTCCAGCCAGGTGGAGTCGACGAACTGGAACAGGCCGGTGGCGCTGCTGGTGCCGGCCTTGGCATCAGTGCGGAAGCCGCTTTCCAGGGAAGCCTTTTCCATCAGGTAGGCAAAATCGACCCCGGTTGCGCGGCTGGCCTGGGCAACGGCGTTCCGCACCTGATGGGGAGCAGAACCCGATCCTGCCTGGAGATCGGCCCTGGGAATGGTGGAAAAGGCGCTGGTCACGGCTTGCCTCGTTCACGGAATGGCAGCCCGATCAAAGCAACCTCCATGCCAGTCACCGACGGGCTGCCGCGGCACTTGCCCCGAATCCTGGTTGCCGCCATCTTAGCCGCAACCGCAGGCACGGCCCCATACTGGCCGCCGCACCAGCCGTAGAAGCCCCCGGGAGGGAATTCAGGACCATGATTCCGTACAACGCGCCCATCGACGATATGCGGTTCACGCTGAACCATGTGGTGGGACTGCCCGCCGTGGCGCAGCTTCCGGGGTATGAGGCGGCGGATGCCGATCTGGTCGATGCGGTGCTGGAGGAAGCCGGCAAGCTGGCCCGCGACGTGCTGGCCCCGATCAACTGGCAGGGCGACCGCGACGGCGCGGTGCTGGAGAACGGCGTGGTCCGCACCGCCCCCGGCTTCAAGGAGGCCTACAAGGCCTATGCGGAGGGCGGCTGGAACTCCGTTCCCTTCGATCCGGACCATGGCGGCCAGGGCCTGCCCTGGACCCTGGCCATGCCGATCCAGGAGATGTGGAACGCGGCCAACATGTCCTTCGCCCTCTGCCCCATGCTGAACCAGGGCGCGGTGGAACTGCTGTCCGAGCACGGGTCGGAGGAGCAGAAGGGCAAGTATCTGGAGAAGATGATCTCCGGCGAGTGGACGGGCACCATGAACCTGACGGAGCCGCAGGCCGGTTCCGATGTCGGGGCCGTCCGCACCAGGGCGGTTCCGCAGGGCGATGGCACCTACAGGATCACCGGGCAGAAGATCTTCATCACCTATGGCGAGCACGACCTGACGCCAAACATCATCCACATGGTGCTGGCCCGCACGCCGGACGCCCCGGCCGGGGTGAAGGGCATCAGCCTGTTCATCGTGCCGAAGTTCCTGGTCGACGAGGATGGCGGCATCGGGGAGCGCAACGACCTCCGCTGCGCCGGGCTGGAGCACAAGATGGGCATCCACGCCTCCCCCACCGCCGTGATGGCCTTCGGGGACAATGGCGGGGCCGTCGGCTTCCTGATCGGGGAGGAGAACCGCGGCCTGGAATACATGTTCACCATGATGAACAACGCCCGCCTCGGCGTCGGCGTCCAGGGCGTCGGCATTGCCGAGCGCGCCTACCAGCAGGCGGTGGCCTATGCCAGGACCCGCACCCAGTCCCGCGCATTGGACGGCCGCAATCCGGAGCCTGTCGCCATCATCAACCATCCGGATATCCGCCGGATGCTGATGACCGCCAAGAGCCAGATCGAGGCGGCGCGCGCCCTGACCTATACCACCGCCGCCGCCTTCGACCGCGCCAAGCGCAGCACCGATGCAGAGGAGCGAAAGCGCGCCCGTGCCCTGAACGACCTGCTGACCCCGATCACCAAGGCCTGGTGCACCGACCTGGGCGTGGAGGTCGCCTCGCTCGGCGTGCAGGTGCATGGCGGCATGGGCTTCATCGAGGAGACGGGTGCGGCCCAGCATTACCGCGATGCCCGCATCGCCCCGATCTATGAGGGGACAAACGGCATCCAGGCCAACGACCTGGTCTTCCGCAAGGTGGTGCGCGATGGCGGCCAATCGGCCTTCGCCCTGATGGCCGAGATGACGACCGTAGCCCTGGCGGCGAAGGAAGGGCCGGGCGACGATCTGGAGGTGATCGGCGCCAACCTGCACGATGCCCTGCATGTGCTGGAGCAGACCACCAACTGGCTGCTGGAGGCGGCGAAGACCGATGTTCGTGCGGCAGCGGCCGGAGCGGTGCCCTATCTGCGCATGTTCGGCATCACCGTTGGCGGCTGGCTGATGGCGAAGGCCGCCATGGCGGCGCAGGCCCAGATGGCCCAGCGCGGGGCCGACACCCGCTTCCTGGACGGCAAGCTGATCACGGCCCGCTTCTATGCCGACCAGATCCTGCCGCAGGTCCAGGGGCTGATGAAGCCCATCGTGGCCGGCCACCGGACCGTTATGGCGCTGGCAGAAGACCAGTTCTGATGCCCGAAGCCCCCGCCGGGCCGGCGGGGGCTGTCCGACGTGTGTTTCCTTTCGGTTTTATCAGTCCAGAGTTGAGCATGCGCATGCTGTTGTAGACACTCCGCCGTCATATGCGATTTGGCGGAGTGCTGCGGACCGTGCGTGGTGGCGTTTATTTCCTGCTGCTTTTTCTGCTGATGCCGGTCCCTGCGCTGGCACGGGATTTACAGGAGCCGACGCCGCTGCTGCATCCGACCGGCAGGCCCGATGCCGTCCTGCCGCCCGAGGGAAGCATCTGGATCGCAGCGGAAACCTTTGCGGCAGGCCCTTATTCCGGGGGCGGCGGCGCTACGGTCGGCGCCCGTCCGCTGCCCGGCCTGGTGCTCTCCCTGCATCAGACCTCTTTCGATGATGGTTCAGCGGACGCGTTGCTGCGGCTGTGGCCGGAGGCAGACCGCCGCCCGGCCCTGTTCCTGGGGGCTGCCGGCCTCGGCGGAGTCGCGGAGGATCGCAGCTTGTTTCTGGGCGCGGGGAGCCGCCTCGGCCCTTTTGAAGCGACCGCCGGCTTGTCCTGGCGCGGCAGCGACCGATCTGGTGTCGAAGACTGGCCGGACCCTTGGGGCAGCGTACGCTGGCAGGATGCCTACCGCCGCTTCGCCATCCAGGCGGAAGCCGGGCGCGTGGGTCGGCATCGCGAGCCGCGCCTGACAGGCCAGTACCGCCTGCTCCCCTGGATGAGCATCGGTGCGGGGGCGGAGTGGCGACGCGGGATCTTCACCACCCTGACCCTCTCCGCCCCCATCGCGGAGCTGCCCGTCCGCACACGGCCACGAACCGGCGTCACCCATGTCGCCGGACGTGAAATATGGGTCCAGGCAGCACGGGAGCAGCCGCTGGCCGCGACCCTGGGCCGCGCTGCCCTGGACCTTGCCCCGCCCGACGGGGAGATCACCCTGCATGCGCATGAGGGCGGGCTGCCGGGCATCGCGGTGACTATGATGGCTGGCGACCTTGCGCGCGCGGCGGCGCACAATGGCAGCCCGGAGGAGATTGCCGGCAACGCCCTGTTCCGCCCCGCCGACCCGCCCGGCGCGGGACCGCTTCTCTGGACACCAGAGGGCACGCTGCTGCTGGACCATGGACCGGGAGTCGAAAACAGCGGATGGGTCAGCCGGGCGATGCTGGATGCGGGCCTGGAGGTTGGCCATCCATGGGGCTTCCGCGCCGGAGGGGCGTTGCGGCTGACCCTGGACAGCACGGCGGACCGGCTGCCCGTGCCGCAGCTGGAGGCGGCGGTGCGGTCCGATCTGGCGGACCATGCGGCGGCCGGGGTGGCGTTGGAGCGGCTGTACCTGATGTGGAACGGACGTCTTGCCCCCGGCCTGCTTGCCATGGTCGAGGCCGGACATTTCGAGGAGATGTTCGGCGGTGCCGGCGGGGAACTGCGCTGGCAGTCTTTCGACAGCCGCCATAGCCTGAGTCTCGAGCTGCACCATGTCTGGAAGCGGGAATCCGGCCATATCGCCGTTTGGCGGGGTACCGGGCGCACCACCGGCCTGTTGACCGCCGGCTATGATCTGCCCGGCCGGGACGCCGCCGCGACCCTGTCCGCCGGGTGGTTCCTGGATGGAGACGCCGGTATCCAGGCCGGGCTGGAGCGCTGGTTCGACAATGGGGCTGGACTTGGCGGCACGGTGACCTGGTCGGATGGCGTGGCCCTGGGCCTACGGCTGCGCGTCCCGCTGGACGTCAATCTGGGGCCGGTTCCATTGGCTCTGGAAATGCGCGCCCGCCCGCATGGGCGTGATCGGGGACAGCGGCTGGAACGTCCGCACCAGCTGGAGGACCTTGCCCGGATGGTCGGGCTCGGCCGGCTTGCCCGGAGCTGGCCCGCGCTTCTCGACCGGGGCAATCCGCAGCCATGATCTGCGCGCTCGGTCTAAATCGGAATCGCCTGCCATGCTCCTCGCCCGCAGGGCATATCCTGGATGCGGCGGATTTGCCGGATATTCTACAGGAGGAACACATGGCGGCGGACGCGGCGCAGTTGCGGGAACTGGCGGTAAAGATTTCCGTCGCCTACCTGCGCGCCAACCCGGTCACGGCGGACAAGGTCGGCAATATGGTCCGGGACACCTATGAGGCGCTGTCCGCCTGCGCGGCTCCCCGGACGGAGCCGGTTCCCCTTGCGGTACCGCCAGCCCGTCAGGGTAAACGGACCGCACGCGCCTGAGTCCAAAGGGACTTCAGCGGAACCTGGAAGTGGAGCGGATTGTTTTCATCCAGTGAGCGCGCCTGACAGAACCGGGCGCGCACCCTGGAGGAAAGGACCGCCTCAAATGCTCTACTGGGCGCTGATATTCTTCATTGTGGCAATTGTCGCCGGCATCTTCGGATTCGGCGGCGTTGCCTCTGCATCGGCCGGGATCGCGCAGATCCTGTTCTTCATTTTCCTGGTGGTATTCGTCGTCTCGCTCATCATGGGCCTGGTGCGGCGGCGCTGAAGCCGGCGTCGCCGTCCCAGGACTGCGGAGCGAAATCCTGGATATCCAGGATAAGCCCGCCGGACACCACGGCCATCGCCACGGCCGCGGCGATTCCGGCCACGGCTGCCATACGGGTGCGGGTGCGCCGTACGCGCATCCGCTCCTGTTCCGAGCGCCGCCGGGACAGCACAGCCAGGAGCTGGGGCGGAATCGGCTCTTCCAGGACGGGATCGTAGAGGGCATGCAGCCCGTCCACCTGGGCCCGATAGGCCACGGCGCGCGCGGCCATCTGGGGATCGCGCGACAGGCATTGCCCCACGGCGGCTGCCATGCGGGCCGGCAGCTCCCCGTCTATCCAGGCGTGGACATCGTCCGGGTCGGCCAACGGCTTCGCCCTCGCCCCGGCGGACGGGCCGGCCGGAACCAGGTAGAGGCGGTGCGCCTCGCGCCGGATGGGGCGCCCGTCAGGCAGTTTCCCGCTCATGCGCCGGCTCGACCCCGTCATCTGCCGCTCCGCCATCCATCAACAGGCGCAGGGCGCGCCGGCCGCGGGAGAGGCGGGATTTCACCGTGCCGATGGACACGTCCAGGATTTCCGCCGCTTCGGCGTAGCTGATGCCTTCCAGCCCGATCAGCAGGACGACTTCACGCTGCTCCTGCGGAACCTTGTCCAGGGCGCGCCGCAGATCGCGCAGTTCCAGGCGCACCACCTGGGAGCCATGGCTGCCGCCCAGCCCGGTCTGAACCTCGCCGTCGATATCAACGAAGGTCTGCTGACGGCGGATGCCGTTGATGTGCAGATTGCGCAGGATCGTGAACAGCCACGCACGAAGGTTCGTGCCGGGCTGCCATAGATGCAGACGGCTCAGCGCGCGTTCCAGGCATTCCTGCACCAGATCGTCGGCCAGGGCCGTATCCCGCACCATGGCGCGGGCAAAGCGGCGCAGGCGGGGAATTTCCGCCTCGATCTGGGAAATCACCTCCGGGCTGTTCTCAGCCCCCCGGCGCGGCTCCTGTCCGGCCTCAGGCGCAACAACCGCCTGTGCCGCCGGCGCGCTGTCCTGCGGAGCGGCTGTCGACCTTGCCTCGGTCCTACGACCCGACGTGGCCGGGGTATCGCCGTCCATCATGTAACCCCACTGCTTAGGTTCGCTTGGTTCAGCCATCTTAGGCCCGGTTCAAGTATTGTGTCGCAGGCGCAAAAGTACCACCCCCCTTTCCGATAGCCATTGCGCGATATTGGTCAGCACAGGATCAGTTCCGTCCGACGTACTTGAACAATCAGCATAGTGGTTCGGTCTATGCCAATGGATATGCACCACCCCGAAATCTCAGATGCCTTGGCGTGATAAAAACAAGACCTTGCAGACACCACCTAACGCAGATGTGCGGTGTCCCATTCTTTCGGATAAACCCTAGTCCGATTGGCCCGGTTGGCGGGACTACCCCGCTTCGTGTAGGTCGGTCTACCGGTCAACAAACCTCTCCGGTGGACATGCGAGCTCCGCACTTTTTCTTCACCGTGATTTGCCTTTCATTGGTCACGACTGTGTCAGCGTGGGCGGATGCTGATCTGTCCATCCGCGACCTGGCGAAGCGTGCAGCACTGGGGCAGATGGACGCCCGGTACGAACTCGGCAACCGCTTGAAGCGGGGCATCGACGTTCCGGCCGATCCACACGCGGCGGTGGAGCAATTCTGTGCAGCGGCGCGCAACGGGCATGCCGATGCGGCCTATGTCATGGGCAATATGTTCCTGACCGGCGAGTTGGCCCTGCCCAGCGACCCGGCCCAGGCGGCAGCCTGGTTCGCTCTTGCGGCGGAAGCCGGGCACGCCAGCGCCAGGGCCGAGCTTGGCAAGCTGCCACGCCGCCGGGCCAAGGCTCCCGCCTGCAGCGGGCGGGAACTGATGGAGAGCGAATTCAAGGTGCCAAGCCGGCTTGCGCGCATGGTCCGCCGCATGGCCCCGCGCTACGGGCTGGAGCCGGATTTCGTGCTGGCCGTGGTGGCGGTGGAGTCCGCCTTCCGGACCGATGCGGTCTCGCCCATGCAGGCGCGCGGCCTGATGCAGCTTACCGATGCCACTGCGAAGCGCTTCGGCGTCGAGGACCCTCTCGACGCGGAGCAGAACCTGCGCGGCGGGATGAGCTTCCTGGCCGACCTGATCGCCCAGTATGACGGCGACCTGCGGCTGGTGCTGGCCGCCTACAACGCCGGACCGGGCGCGGTTCAACGCTATGACGGCGTGCCGCCCTTCGCGGAAACCCGGGCCTACATCCAGAAGGTCCGCCGCTACTATCCTCGGGACCGCCACCCGCTGCAGGACAAGGGCATTGGCCGGCTGCCCGACACGCTGGTGGCCGCCCTTCCCGACGAAGGCAGCAGCGAAGCCTCGACCAGCATCGAGACGACGCCGGAAATCGGAATCTCGCCCGGCAGCCGCCAGATGGCCCGTCCGGCGGACTGATGCGTCCGCCTTTTCCCTGGTCCCGTCTGCCGGCCTTTGCCAATCTCCCCACGGATCGAAGCTGGGAGGACAGGCGTGAAGCTGCTGCGTTGGGGACTGAGGGGAGCGGAACAGCCAGGGCTGCTGGACAGCAATGGCGTTCTGCGCGATCTGACCGGCCATGTGCCCGATATCGCGGGAGAAGTTCTGTCCCCTGCCGGGCTGGACCGGTTGCGTACGCTTGACCCCGACACGCTGCCCCTGGTGCCGGGCACACCCCGGCTGGGTCCGCCAGTGGGCGGCACCGGCAAGTTCGTCGCTATCGGGCTGAACTATGCCGATCATGCGGCCGAGACCGGGGCCGCCGTGCCGCCGGAGCCAGTGGTATTCCTGAAGGCGACGAGCTGCATCGTCGGCCCGAACGATGATGTCGAGATCCCGCGCGGCTCGGTGAAGACCGACTGGGAGGTGGAGCTTGGCGTGGTGAT comes from the Indioceanicola profundi genome and includes:
- a CDS encoding YjbH domain-containing protein; this encodes MRGGVYFLLLFLLMPVPALARDLQEPTPLLHPTGRPDAVLPPEGSIWIAAETFAAGPYSGGGGATVGARPLPGLVLSLHQTSFDDGSADALLRLWPEADRRPALFLGAAGLGGVAEDRSLFLGAGSRLGPFEATAGLSWRGSDRSGVEDWPDPWGSVRWQDAYRRFAIQAEAGRVGRHREPRLTGQYRLLPWMSIGAGAEWRRGIFTTLTLSAPIAELPVRTRPRTGVTHVAGREIWVQAAREQPLAATLGRAALDLAPPDGEITLHAHEGGLPGIAVTMMAGDLARAAAHNGSPEEIAGNALFRPADPPGAGPLLWTPEGTLLLDHGPGVENSGWVSRAMLDAGLEVGHPWGFRAGGALRLTLDSTADRLPVPQLEAAVRSDLADHAAAGVALERLYLMWNGRLAPGLLAMVEAGHFEEMFGGAGGELRWQSFDSRHSLSLELHHVWKRESGHIAVWRGTGRTTGLLTAGYDLPGRDAAATLSAGWFLDGDAGIQAGLERWFDNGAGLGGTVTWSDGVALGLRLRVPLDVNLGPVPLALEMRARPHGRDRGQRLERPHQLEDLARMVGLGRLARSWPALLDRGNPQP
- a CDS encoding DUF1328 domain-containing protein codes for the protein MLYWALIFFIVAIVAGIFGFGGVASASAGIAQILFFIFLVVFVVSLIMGLVRRR
- a CDS encoding potassium channel family protein; the protein is MKFLVAMSRPSRRGHLQSTTRLIRTLRRTATWIVCVLALHILAMIIFEGMVPFDALWLTATTVMTVGYGDLSAATVPGRISTMVLMYMGGIYVLAKAVGDYTDYRAQMANEKARGSWRWNMRGHLLIIGQPVGNAEQYFIRLTDQIRAHESWIDIPILLLTEVFRNRRLPSSLADRGIALWTGNPTEIQSLEAVTPADARAVVVLAESGTDSAADAGVFDTVDRIRGAGFVGPIVAECVDQLNRSRLMRAGATTVIRSVHGFPEMAARALVAPGAERLVENLFTAEGDECRRYELPEIWHGTWTELTLRLVTAEIGIPLGYADPEGCIHSNPVGRAIEARAIFVIVHDRHQASAQVQIARLLRG
- a CDS encoding lytic transglycosylase domain-containing protein translates to MTSAFSTIPRADLQAGSGSAPHQVRNAVAQASRATGVDFAYLMEKASLESGFRTDAKAGTSSATGLFQFVDSTWLDMVKTHGAKHGLGAYAELIERRPDGRAAVKDPMARREILELRNDPRLSALLAGELAQDNRRHLEGELGQPVGRTEMYLAHFLGAAGATKFLKAMEDNPAQPADRLLPEAARANRGVFYDKGRPVTLSQIYDRFAAKFGEDTGTPAVGRFGSVVAGAGDDNDVWSSGRSASSGREPLSTFTVMLLNQLAPPGDPDGQEDQTGGKGQNEKLTPNLLGGLRSA
- a CDS encoding PRC-barrel domain-containing protein encodes the protein MMRTTLPFAAALALLLPAAGWAQEPGGPQPAPDKPVGADITVQQPTPDVTVRQQKPDVTIQQARPDVNLDVARPVVNVDTPPPQVQIQPTEGQVQAQINRAQPQVDIRQAKPVVNIQQAEPEVIVERAEGPPQISIQKLTREQAELADMGIQRREDLVGMTVVDREDQEIGSVSDLMTQNGRIQSAVVRQEGGLLSGDKMVAVPWSAFQVDQENKRLRVQMSEDELREMPEFNYDEQTQQQALVGPEGQQQQQQQQQPQQQQQNPEQQSQR
- a CDS encoding PRC-barrel domain-containing protein, with product MRTHLFTAAIALAVAAFPAASWAQEQQQDQRQQQPPENQLAQAPPAAPPAPAGQQDQLAQHLQSAQDRLRTAQQELQAARDARDPQREEAARQAVSDALTRLGDALSSAQQQVMAALDAFRTGGPEGDSAAQRVAGLMQMPAADPTDVNVRQLAPQVAVNAAAPQVQVEQLQPRVAVNQQSPNVVVEQPPPQVQVRQPAPRIRVRQFPPEIIVRQFEPEVIIRQREPEIIIEQADPEITVNQAEPQVAVNMQQPTVEVQAMEPRISVAQPEPNVDVSMAQPLVNVDPGRPAVAVQQPEPEVRVEQQRPEVAVDPGRPVVDVQQPAPEVEVETQQPEVAVRQPEPEVQVRQPEPQVQLDPGQPEVNVEQERPEVAVTQPEPQVQVEPSQPQVDVQAARPEVNVRQPEPEVAVNQPAPEVQVQQPEPQVQVDRGQPQVNVEPARPEVAVRQPEPEVQIQQPEPQVEVQPGQPDVNVQAARPEVTVRQPEPEVAVRQPEPQVNIDQAQPDVTVQQAQPDVAVRQQGQTDVQVADAGSAQAPAPAQQGNERMNRLIGVAVYGSDNEELGQVEDLLLAPEGGGVRDVVVRIDEGLLGDDRLILVPYSQVRMRGQDLLIPMNSDQVEAAPEFNYEADANALLGPDAQ
- a CDS encoding acyl-CoA dehydrogenase → MIPYNAPIDDMRFTLNHVVGLPAVAQLPGYEAADADLVDAVLEEAGKLARDVLAPINWQGDRDGAVLENGVVRTAPGFKEAYKAYAEGGWNSVPFDPDHGGQGLPWTLAMPIQEMWNAANMSFALCPMLNQGAVELLSEHGSEEQKGKYLEKMISGEWTGTMNLTEPQAGSDVGAVRTRAVPQGDGTYRITGQKIFITYGEHDLTPNIIHMVLARTPDAPAGVKGISLFIVPKFLVDEDGGIGERNDLRCAGLEHKMGIHASPTAVMAFGDNGGAVGFLIGEENRGLEYMFTMMNNARLGVGVQGVGIAERAYQQAVAYARTRTQSRALDGRNPEPVAIINHPDIRRMLMTAKSQIEAARALTYTTAAAFDRAKRSTDAEERKRARALNDLLTPITKAWCTDLGVEVASLGVQVHGGMGFIEETGAAQHYRDARIAPIYEGTNGIQANDLVFRKVVRDGGQSAFALMAEMTTVALAAKEGPGDDLEVIGANLHDALHVLEQTTNWLLEAAKTDVRAAAAGAVPYLRMFGITVGGWLMAKAAMAAQAQMAQRGADTRFLDGKLITARFYADQILPQVQGLMKPIVAGHRTVMALAEDQF